From one Brachypodium distachyon strain Bd21 chromosome 4, Brachypodium_distachyon_v3.0, whole genome shotgun sequence genomic stretch:
- the LOC100841466 gene encoding ruBisCO large subunit-binding protein subunit alpha isoform X1, whose product MSLTPLSFAAPPSSCSASLPLLPRWPCRIPKRARACRRLAVRADVKVISSGDACRRGLAAGINKLADAVAVTLGPKGRNVVIDQDDVPKVINDGVTIAKAIELPNALEHAGAMLLQEIASKTNSTVGDGTTTAIILAREIINLGLLAVANGANPVALRKGIDKAVHELIGILKTKCIPVSTKEDIKAVASISAGNDEYVGNLIADALEKIGPDGIIKIESSSSIYTTVEVQEGMKIDKGYISPHFITNPDKAIVEFENARVLLTDQRVNEIQEILPLLEKTTQLSVPLLIIAEDVSHTVYSTLVLNKLNGLLNVAVVKCPGLGDEKKAILQDIAIMTGADFFVSDLGWGLQAITSDQLGMAQKITITSESTTIIAHPSMRPEIEARIMQLKKDLEETTSAYLKERFSARIAKLSRGVAVIKVGAATEAELEDRKLRVEDAKNATFAAISEGIAPGGGVTYVQLSKHIPSIMDLVDDPEEKIGVNIVGKALLVPAMMIARNAGADGSAIVEKLLESEWRVGYNAMTDKFEDLVDAGVVDPCRVARCVLQNSASISGLILMTQAMMFDKIKKKKSPIPEIPGLPPLQINQNA is encoded by the exons ATGTCTCTTACCCCACTTTCCTTTGCCGCgcccccctcctcctgctccgcctccTTGCCGTTGCTACCCAGATGGCCGTGTCGGATACCTAAGCGGGCTAGGGCCTGCCGCCGCCTGGCTGTGCGGGCAGACGTCAAGGTGATATCGTCCGGCGACGCTTGCCGCCGTGGACTCGCCGCCGGCATAAACAagctcgccgacgccgtcgcGGTCACTCTCGGCCCCAAAG GGAGGAATGTTGTCATCGACCAAGACGATGTCCCTAAAGTAATTAATGATGGTGTAACAATTGCCAAGGCTATAGAACTGCCAAATGCACTTGAGCATGCAGGTGCCATGTTACTTCAAGAG ATAGCATCCAAGACAAACAGTACTGTTGGTGATGGAACCACAACAGCAATAATTTTAGCCCGAGAAATCATCAACCTTGGGTTGTTGGCAGTTGCCAATGGTGCTAACCCAGTTGCTCTGAGAAAAGGCATTGACAAAGCTGTTCATGAACTGATAGGGATCTTAAAGACTAAGTGTATCCCTGTGAGTACAAAGGAGGACATAAAAG CCGTCGCTTCAATATCAGCTGGTAATGATGAATATGTTGGCAATCTCATTGCTGATGCATTGGAGAAGATAGGTCCTGATGGAATAATCAAAATTGAGTCCTCATCTTCAATATACACTACAGTTGAGGTGCAAGAAGGGATGAAG ATAGACAAGGGTTATATTTCTCCTCATTTCATCACAAATCCAGACAAAGCAATTGTTGAATTTGAAAATGCTAGAGTGCTTTTAACTGATCAACGGGTGAATGAAATCCAAGAGATACTTCCTTTGCTGGAGAAGACCACACAGTTGAGTGTCCCTCTGTTGATTATTGCCGAGGATGTTTCGCATACAGTGTACTCAACTCTGGTTCTTAACAAACTGAATGGATTACTAAATGTCGCGGTGGTCAAATGTCCTGGTTTGGGAGATGAAAAGAAGGCTATTCTTCAAGATATTGCTATTATGACAG GTGCAGATTTCTTTGTTAGTGACCTTGGTTGGGGTCTTCAAGCTATTACTTCTGATCAGCTAGGTATGGCTCAGAAGATCACCATCACGAGTGAATCTACAACTATAATTGCACACCCCTCAATGAGACCAGAGATTGAGGCCAGGATTATGCAACTAAAGAAAGATCTAGAGGAGACAACAAGTGCCTATCTTAAAGAAAGGTTTTCTGCAAGAATTGCTAAACTCTCAAGGGGTGTTGCAGTTATCAAG GTCGGAGCAGCTACTGAAGCTGAACTTGAGGATAGGAAACTGAGAGTTGAGGATGCAAAGAATGCAACTTTTGCAGCCATTAGTGAAGGCATAGCACCTGGTGGTGGTGTAACATATGTTCAATTGTCAAAGCATATTCCCAGTATCATGGATCTCGTGGATGACCCAGAAGAGAAGATTGGTGTAAATATAGTTGGGAAG GCGCTCCTTGTCCCTGCTATGATGATTGCTCGCAATGCTGGCGCAGATGGTTCAGCTATTGTAGAGAAGCTTCTTGAGAGCGAGTGGCGAGTTGGGTACAACGCGATGACCGACAAGTTTGAAGACCTCGTCGATGCCGGTGTGGTCGATCCGTGCAGGGTTGCCAGATGCGTGCTCCAGAACTCAGCCTCCATCTCGGGGCTAATTCTAATGACTCAAGCTATGATGTTTGataaaataaagaagaaaaagtcACCCATCCCTGAAATTCCTGGCCTCCCACCATTACAGATAAATCAAAATGCTTAG
- the LOC100841466 gene encoding chaperonin 60 subunit alpha 2, chloroplastic isoform X2: MLLQEIASKTNSTVGDGTTTAIILAREIINLGLLAVANGANPVALRKGIDKAVHELIGILKTKCIPVSTKEDIKAVASISAGNDEYVGNLIADALEKIGPDGIIKIESSSSIYTTVEVQEGMKIDKGYISPHFITNPDKAIVEFENARVLLTDQRVNEIQEILPLLEKTTQLSVPLLIIAEDVSHTVYSTLVLNKLNGLLNVAVVKCPGLGDEKKAILQDIAIMTGADFFVSDLGWGLQAITSDQLGMAQKITITSESTTIIAHPSMRPEIEARIMQLKKDLEETTSAYLKERFSARIAKLSRGVAVIKVGAATEAELEDRKLRVEDAKNATFAAISEGIAPGGGVTYVQLSKHIPSIMDLVDDPEEKIGVNIVGKALLVPAMMIARNAGADGSAIVEKLLESEWRVGYNAMTDKFEDLVDAGVVDPCRVARCVLQNSASISGLILMTQAMMFDKIKKKKSPIPEIPGLPPLQINQNA, translated from the exons ATGTTACTTCAAGAG ATAGCATCCAAGACAAACAGTACTGTTGGTGATGGAACCACAACAGCAATAATTTTAGCCCGAGAAATCATCAACCTTGGGTTGTTGGCAGTTGCCAATGGTGCTAACCCAGTTGCTCTGAGAAAAGGCATTGACAAAGCTGTTCATGAACTGATAGGGATCTTAAAGACTAAGTGTATCCCTGTGAGTACAAAGGAGGACATAAAAG CCGTCGCTTCAATATCAGCTGGTAATGATGAATATGTTGGCAATCTCATTGCTGATGCATTGGAGAAGATAGGTCCTGATGGAATAATCAAAATTGAGTCCTCATCTTCAATATACACTACAGTTGAGGTGCAAGAAGGGATGAAG ATAGACAAGGGTTATATTTCTCCTCATTTCATCACAAATCCAGACAAAGCAATTGTTGAATTTGAAAATGCTAGAGTGCTTTTAACTGATCAACGGGTGAATGAAATCCAAGAGATACTTCCTTTGCTGGAGAAGACCACACAGTTGAGTGTCCCTCTGTTGATTATTGCCGAGGATGTTTCGCATACAGTGTACTCAACTCTGGTTCTTAACAAACTGAATGGATTACTAAATGTCGCGGTGGTCAAATGTCCTGGTTTGGGAGATGAAAAGAAGGCTATTCTTCAAGATATTGCTATTATGACAG GTGCAGATTTCTTTGTTAGTGACCTTGGTTGGGGTCTTCAAGCTATTACTTCTGATCAGCTAGGTATGGCTCAGAAGATCACCATCACGAGTGAATCTACAACTATAATTGCACACCCCTCAATGAGACCAGAGATTGAGGCCAGGATTATGCAACTAAAGAAAGATCTAGAGGAGACAACAAGTGCCTATCTTAAAGAAAGGTTTTCTGCAAGAATTGCTAAACTCTCAAGGGGTGTTGCAGTTATCAAG GTCGGAGCAGCTACTGAAGCTGAACTTGAGGATAGGAAACTGAGAGTTGAGGATGCAAAGAATGCAACTTTTGCAGCCATTAGTGAAGGCATAGCACCTGGTGGTGGTGTAACATATGTTCAATTGTCAAAGCATATTCCCAGTATCATGGATCTCGTGGATGACCCAGAAGAGAAGATTGGTGTAAATATAGTTGGGAAG GCGCTCCTTGTCCCTGCTATGATGATTGCTCGCAATGCTGGCGCAGATGGTTCAGCTATTGTAGAGAAGCTTCTTGAGAGCGAGTGGCGAGTTGGGTACAACGCGATGACCGACAAGTTTGAAGACCTCGTCGATGCCGGTGTGGTCGATCCGTGCAGGGTTGCCAGATGCGTGCTCCAGAACTCAGCCTCCATCTCGGGGCTAATTCTAATGACTCAAGCTATGATGTTTGataaaataaagaagaaaaagtcACCCATCCCTGAAATTCCTGGCCTCCCACCATTACAGATAAATCAAAATGCTTAG